The following proteins are encoded in a genomic region of Hippocampus zosterae strain Florida chromosome 2, ASM2543408v3, whole genome shotgun sequence:
- the LOC127594404 gene encoding methyl-CpG-binding domain protein 4-like isoform X1, whose amino-acid sequence MDGCACCHQPPLPEGWTREVRRRRAGKTAGKADVYICSPHGQRFRSRASLRAFLVKKAQNVDINLLDFTAPCTQCLPVGEKQTRDGEQDVPEDAFKRLAPPPKAVKRPSSSHKGHAAESQATDRPGPPRARRTCGKPPDANAVEAGEAEERMDGEPNPRWKVALDDRQEDFPSDATAASKKVAHPKNRAQCQSSQDKRTRSPYFSGKGPSPPRRKAFKKWTPPRSPFHLVQELLFHNAWKLLVATIFLNKTSGKTAIPLLWQFFERYPSAEAARRADRELLSQLLKPLGLFQLRAKILIRFSDEYLSKAWRYPVELHGIGKYGNDSYRIFCVEEWRQVTPDDHMLNKYHAWLWQNQEALGI is encoded by the exons ATGGATGGGTGCGCGTGCTGCCACCAGCCCCCACTGCCCGAAGGTTGGACCAGGGAGGTTCGGCGGCGCCGAGCGGGCAAGACGGCGGGAAAAGCGGACGTGTACATCTGCAG TCCCCACGGGCAGAGGTTTCGATCAAGAGCTTCTCTGCGAGCGTTCCTTGTCAAAAAGGCTCAAAACGTGGACATCAACCTCTTGGATTTCACAGCGCCGTGCACGCAGTGTCTCCCtgttggagaaaaacaaacccgAGATGGCGAGCAGGACGTCCCGGAGGACGCATTCAAAAGACTGGCTCCGCCTCCGAAAGCAGTGAAAAGGCCAAGCTCCTCCCACAAAGGCCATGCAGCCGAGAGCCAAGCGACTGACAGGCCGGGCCCGCCAAGAGCGCGGCGGACGTGCGGCAAACCTCCCGATGCGAACGCCGTCGAGGCAGGTGAAGCTGAGGAGCGGATGGACGGCGAACCGAATCCAAGATGGAAGGTTGCCCTCGACGACCGACAGGAGGACTTCCCGTCTGATGCGACTGCTGCAAGCAAAAAAGTGGCGCATCCCAAGAACA GAGCACAGTGCCAAAGTTCCCAAGACAAACGCACAAGGAGCCCTTACTTCAGTGGGAAAG gTCCCAGCCCCCCTCGAAGAAAGGCCTTCAAGAAGTGGACACCTCCTCGTTCTCCGTTCCACCTTGTCCAAGAACTCCTTTTCCATAACGCCTGGAAACTGCTGGTGGCCACCATTTTTCTCAATAAGACCAGTG gtaagACGGCCATTCCGCTCCTCTGGCAATTCTTTGAGCGCTATCCGTCTGCGGAGGCGGCGCGCCGGGCCGACCGCGAGCTCCTGTCGCAGCTCCTCAAGCCGCTGGGCCTTTTTCAGCTTCGGGCCAAAATCCTCATCAGATTCTCAG ACGAATACTTGAGCAAAGCGTGGCGCTACCCCGTGGAGCTGCACGGCATCGGGAAGTACGGCAACGATTCCTACAGGATCTTCTGCGTGGAAGAATGGAGGCAG GTGACGCCCGACGATCACATGTTGAACAAATATCACGCCTGGCTGTGGCAAAACCAGGAGGCGCTGGGAATCTGA
- the LOC127594404 gene encoding methyl-CpG-binding domain protein 4-like isoform X2 — MGARAATSPHCPKVGPGRFGGAERARRREKRTCTSAAPCTQCLPVGEKQTRDGEQDVPEDAFKRLAPPPKAVKRPSSSHKGHAAESQATDRPGPPRARRTCGKPPDANAVEAGEAEERMDGEPNPRWKVALDDRQEDFPSDATAASKKVAHPKNRAQCQSSQDKRTRSPYFSGKGPSPPRRKAFKKWTPPRSPFHLVQELLFHNAWKLLVATIFLNKTSGKTAIPLLWQFFERYPSAEAARRADRELLSQLLKPLGLFQLRAKILIRFSDEYLSKAWRYPVELHGIGKYGNDSYRIFCVEEWRQVTPDDHMLNKYHAWLWQNQEALGI, encoded by the exons ATGGGTGCGCGTGCTGCCACCAGCCCCCACTGCCCGAAGGTTGGACCAGGGAGGTTCGGCGGCGCCGAGCGGGCAAGACGGCGGGAAAAGCGGACGTGTACATCTGCAG CGCCGTGCACGCAGTGTCTCCCtgttggagaaaaacaaacccgAGATGGCGAGCAGGACGTCCCGGAGGACGCATTCAAAAGACTGGCTCCGCCTCCGAAAGCAGTGAAAAGGCCAAGCTCCTCCCACAAAGGCCATGCAGCCGAGAGCCAAGCGACTGACAGGCCGGGCCCGCCAAGAGCGCGGCGGACGTGCGGCAAACCTCCCGATGCGAACGCCGTCGAGGCAGGTGAAGCTGAGGAGCGGATGGACGGCGAACCGAATCCAAGATGGAAGGTTGCCCTCGACGACCGACAGGAGGACTTCCCGTCTGATGCGACTGCTGCAAGCAAAAAAGTGGCGCATCCCAAGAACA GAGCACAGTGCCAAAGTTCCCAAGACAAACGCACAAGGAGCCCTTACTTCAGTGGGAAAG gTCCCAGCCCCCCTCGAAGAAAGGCCTTCAAGAAGTGGACACCTCCTCGTTCTCCGTTCCACCTTGTCCAAGAACTCCTTTTCCATAACGCCTGGAAACTGCTGGTGGCCACCATTTTTCTCAATAAGACCAGTG gtaagACGGCCATTCCGCTCCTCTGGCAATTCTTTGAGCGCTATCCGTCTGCGGAGGCGGCGCGCCGGGCCGACCGCGAGCTCCTGTCGCAGCTCCTCAAGCCGCTGGGCCTTTTTCAGCTTCGGGCCAAAATCCTCATCAGATTCTCAG ACGAATACTTGAGCAAAGCGTGGCGCTACCCCGTGGAGCTGCACGGCATCGGGAAGTACGGCAACGATTCCTACAGGATCTTCTGCGTGGAAGAATGGAGGCAG GTGACGCCCGACGATCACATGTTGAACAAATATCACGCCTGGCTGTGGCAAAACCAGGAGGCGCTGGGAATCTGA
- the LOC127596790 gene encoding protein disulfide isomerase Creld1-like isoform X1 codes for MTAPFESAGRTERTSGRRGRGGVQSFDLSSAMRRAWPILPTLILLSLARVRAAPCHTCQKLVESFIKGLERTANKNFGGGNTAWEEDKLAKYASSETRLLEIVESACDQSDFECNRLLERIEDQVETWWFHRQREAPDLSEWLCIEQLRLCCPRGRFGPDCEECPSGPGGVCGGLGRCEGEGTRTGDGQCVCDPGYAGPLCRDCADGYYADRSANATDIACAACFHSCKKCGGPQDYKCLDCKAGWMLHDNKCVDVDECGTELSRCPSNTYCHNTDGSYDCRGCDQACVGCMGSGPARCKKCARGYKLRGAKCQDVDECGQGATPCPGLNEACINDLGSFHCDCADGFIRRDSICVDNKAPAGPEKGLFDDMTEDEVQVLQQMFFGVVICALATLAAKGDMVFTAIFIGGVAAMAGYWLTEKGDDVLDGFLKAR; via the exons ATGACTGCGCCTTTTGAGAGCGCCGGACGAACGGAAAGGACGTCGGGTCGACGAGGGCGAGGAGGCGTTCAAAGCTTCGACTTGTCGAG CGCCATGCGGCGGGCCTGGCCAATCCTGCCCACCCTGATCCTGCTGTCGCTCGCGAGGGTCCGCGCGGCGCCGTGCCACACCTGCCAGAAACTGGTGGAGAGTTTCATCAAG GGCTTGGAGAGAACGGCCAACAAGAACTTTGGGGGAGGCAACACGGCCTGGGAAGAGGACAAGCTGGCCAAGTATGCGAGCAG CGAGACTCGTCTCCTGGAGATCGTGGAGAGCGCGTGCGACCAGAGCGACTTTGAATGCAACCGCCTGCTGGAGCGGATCGAAGACCAGGTGGAGACGTGGTGGTTCCACAG GCAGCGGGAGGCGCCCGACCTGTCGGAGTGGTTGTGCATCGAGCAGTTGCGCCTGTGCTGTCCTCGCGGGCGCTTCGGACCCGACTGCGAAG AGTGTCCGTCGGGGCCCGGCGGCGTGTGTGGCGGTTTGGGCCGCTGCGAGGGCGAGGGCACCCGAACGGGGGACGGCCAATGCGTGTGTGACCCCGGATACGCCGGCCCGCTTTGTCGTGACTGTGCCGACGGCTACTACGCGGACAGAAGCGCCAACGCCACCGACATAGCCTGCGCAG CCTGCTTCCACTCGTGTAAGAAATGCGGCGGGCCGCAGGACTACAAGTGCCTGGACTGCAAAGCGGGCTGGATGCTTCACGACAACAAGTGCGTGG ACGTGGACGAGTGCGGCACCGAGCTCTCCCGTTGTCCCTCCAACACGTACTGCCACAACACGGACGGCTCTTACGACTGCAGAG GCTGCGACCAGGCCTGTGTGGGCTGCATGGGCAGCGGCCCCGCCCGCTGCAAGAAATGCGCGCGCGGTTACAAGCTGAGAGGAGCCAAGTGTCAAG ATGTGGACGAATGCGGCCAAGGCGCCACGCCCTGCCCGGGTCTCAACGAGGCCTGCATCAACGACTTGGGCTCCTTCCACTGCGACTGCGCCGACGGCTTCATCAGGAGAGACAGCATCTGCGTTGACAACAAAGCTCCCG CCGGTCCGGAGAAGGGCCTGTTTGACGACATGACGGAGGACGAGGTTCAGGTCCTGCAGCAGATGTTCTTCGGCGTGGTCATCTGCGCCTTGGCCACGCTGGCCGCCAAAGGCGACATGGTTTTTACCGCCATTTTCATCGGGGGCGTGGCCGCCATGGCCGGCTACTGGCTGACGGAGAAGGGCGACGACGTGCTGGACGGATTCCTCAAGGCCCGCTAG
- the LOC127596790 gene encoding protein disulfide isomerase Creld1-like isoform X2: MRRAWPILPTLILLSLARVRAAPCHTCQKLVESFIKGLERTANKNFGGGNTAWEEDKLAKYASSETRLLEIVESACDQSDFECNRLLERIEDQVETWWFHRQREAPDLSEWLCIEQLRLCCPRGRFGPDCEECPSGPGGVCGGLGRCEGEGTRTGDGQCVCDPGYAGPLCRDCADGYYADRSANATDIACAACFHSCKKCGGPQDYKCLDCKAGWMLHDNKCVDVDECGTELSRCPSNTYCHNTDGSYDCRGCDQACVGCMGSGPARCKKCARGYKLRGAKCQDVDECGQGATPCPGLNEACINDLGSFHCDCADGFIRRDSICVDNKAPAGPEKGLFDDMTEDEVQVLQQMFFGVVICALATLAAKGDMVFTAIFIGGVAAMAGYWLTEKGDDVLDGFLKAR, from the exons ATGCGGCGGGCCTGGCCAATCCTGCCCACCCTGATCCTGCTGTCGCTCGCGAGGGTCCGCGCGGCGCCGTGCCACACCTGCCAGAAACTGGTGGAGAGTTTCATCAAG GGCTTGGAGAGAACGGCCAACAAGAACTTTGGGGGAGGCAACACGGCCTGGGAAGAGGACAAGCTGGCCAAGTATGCGAGCAG CGAGACTCGTCTCCTGGAGATCGTGGAGAGCGCGTGCGACCAGAGCGACTTTGAATGCAACCGCCTGCTGGAGCGGATCGAAGACCAGGTGGAGACGTGGTGGTTCCACAG GCAGCGGGAGGCGCCCGACCTGTCGGAGTGGTTGTGCATCGAGCAGTTGCGCCTGTGCTGTCCTCGCGGGCGCTTCGGACCCGACTGCGAAG AGTGTCCGTCGGGGCCCGGCGGCGTGTGTGGCGGTTTGGGCCGCTGCGAGGGCGAGGGCACCCGAACGGGGGACGGCCAATGCGTGTGTGACCCCGGATACGCCGGCCCGCTTTGTCGTGACTGTGCCGACGGCTACTACGCGGACAGAAGCGCCAACGCCACCGACATAGCCTGCGCAG CCTGCTTCCACTCGTGTAAGAAATGCGGCGGGCCGCAGGACTACAAGTGCCTGGACTGCAAAGCGGGCTGGATGCTTCACGACAACAAGTGCGTGG ACGTGGACGAGTGCGGCACCGAGCTCTCCCGTTGTCCCTCCAACACGTACTGCCACAACACGGACGGCTCTTACGACTGCAGAG GCTGCGACCAGGCCTGTGTGGGCTGCATGGGCAGCGGCCCCGCCCGCTGCAAGAAATGCGCGCGCGGTTACAAGCTGAGAGGAGCCAAGTGTCAAG ATGTGGACGAATGCGGCCAAGGCGCCACGCCCTGCCCGGGTCTCAACGAGGCCTGCATCAACGACTTGGGCTCCTTCCACTGCGACTGCGCCGACGGCTTCATCAGGAGAGACAGCATCTGCGTTGACAACAAAGCTCCCG CCGGTCCGGAGAAGGGCCTGTTTGACGACATGACGGAGGACGAGGTTCAGGTCCTGCAGCAGATGTTCTTCGGCGTGGTCATCTGCGCCTTGGCCACGCTGGCCGCCAAAGGCGACATGGTTTTTACCGCCATTTTCATCGGGGGCGTGGCCGCCATGGCCGGCTACTGGCTGACGGAGAAGGGCGACGACGTGCTGGACGGATTCCTCAAGGCCCGCTAG
- the LOC127596788 gene encoding interleukin-17 receptor E-like isoform X2, with protein MDPSRSRWALLGFPFLLPCVCVQVFSTHADPLRKTACPLQGLPIADAAADVWPSSAVTLYRSSLTLSSACPARDFPVSASLCWRRHPDVCVPSPDSSLLAREDGTDLIFDISAVDRHPRICVKFSLGGSHNVSCPFRAETPSWRVSLRAGPSIDVESSAAATFRAQACAPSAGGCAARGPVRAVAVEAASAGRIHVPLGWAGEGACVQVWQSSPALKGRRILCPHRTRGRRGVRAAAAFFLLAALAFSAVLLPSLVTKRATARLSIGKPVLLVCSSWRHVSAARALASLLGGDLNATVHLALGGAGGVADLGPLPWLYGRWEAVREARGKVLIVWSPEANRTYGKWRRRWRGDEAHGPSPRQPEKDGADERPADVYRPSAVIPTVFEAALMCLEGAQRRRQGGEVALVYFRGLGRSRDIPRSFRNLPRYGLPRDLARLVRELAGPSATEKTPRWRCLRRLLSTWASVWLERQLGLAGRKRDGRRGSGGQARVTPDVPVESLTRLGDGNSALGVLCRAK; from the exons ATGGACCCGTCTCGGAGCCGCTGGGCCCTGCTGGGCTTCCCGTTCCTGCTGCCTTGCGTCTGCGTGCAA GTTTTTTCCACCCACGCGGACCCCCTCCGCAAGACGGCGTGTCCTCTGCAAGGCCTCCCGATCGCCG ACGCGGCGGCGGACGTGTGGCCGTCTTCCGCCGTCACGCTGTACCGGTCCAGCCTGACTTTGAGCTCGGCGTGCCCCGCCCGCGACTTCCCCGTCTCGGCGTCCCTCTGCTGGAGGCGCCACCCGGACGTCTGCGTGCCCTCGCCCGACTCCAGCCTGCTCGCGCGGGAAGACGGGACCGACCTG atcTTTGACATCTCCGCGGTGGATCGACACCCTCGGATCTGCGTGAAG TTTTCCCTGGGGGGCAGCCACAACGTCTCGTGCCCCTTCCGGGCCG AGACGCCATCGTGGCGGGTTTCTCTCCGAGCCGGCCCGTCCATCGACGTGGAGTCGTCAGCGGCCGCCACCTTCCGGGCTCAGGCGTGCGCGCCGAGCGCCGGGGGGTGCGCGGCCCGCGGGCCCGTCCGCGCCGTGGCGGTG GAGGCGGCGTCGGCCGGCCGGATCCACGTGCCCCTCGGCTGGGCGGGCGAGGGAGCGTGCGTGCAG GTGTGGCAGTCCTCTCCCGCCCTGAAGGGCCGAAGAATCCTGTGCCCGCACC GTACTCGCGGCAGGCGGGGTgtgcgggcggcggcggctttcTTCCTCCTCGCCGCGCTGGCCTTCTCGGCCGTTCTTCTCCCCTCCCTCGTGACGAAGAGAGCGACGG CTCGGCTGTCCATCGGCAAGCCGGTGCTGCTGGTGTGCTCGTCGTGGCGCCACGTTTCGGCCGCCCGCGCTCTGGCTTCTCTGCTCGGCGGGGATCTGAACGCCACGGTGCACCTGGCCCTgggcggggcgggcggcgtggccgacCTGGGCCCGCTGCCCTGGCTCTACGGCCGCTGGGAGGCCGTGCGGGAGGCGCGAGGAAAAGTCTTGATCGTCTGGAGTCCCGAGGCCAACCGGACCTACGGCAAGTGGAGGCGGCGGTGGCGCGGCGACGAGGCCCACGGGCCTTCCCCGCGCCAGCCGGAGAAAGATGGCGCCGATGAGCGGCCCGCCGACGTGTACCGGCCCTCCGCCGTCATCCCGACCGTGTTCGAGGCTGCCCTGATGTGTCTGGAGGGGGCGCAGCGCCGGCGCCAAGGCGGAGAAGTCGCCCTGGTCTACTTCCGAGGCCTGGGCCGCAGCAGGGACATCCCTCGGAGCTTCCGGAACCTCCCTCGCTACGGCCTCCCGCGGGACTTGGCCCGCCTCGTCCGGGAGCTCGCAGGCCCGAGCGCGACGGAAAAGACGCCGCGGTGGCGCTGTCTGCGCCGACTGCTTTCAACGTGGGCGTCCGTGTGGCTGGAGCGGCAGTTG GGTCTTGCCGGCAGAAAGCGCGACGGACGGCGCGGAAGCGGCGGTCAAGCTCGTGTGACTCCCGATGTTCCCGTGGAGAGCCTGACACGTCTCGGTGACGGCAACTCCGCCCTTGGTGTCCTTTGCCGCGCCAAGTAA
- the LOC127596788 gene encoding interleukin-17 receptor E-like isoform X1, which produces MDPSRSRWALLGFPFLLPCVCVQVFSTHADPLRKTACPLQGLPIADAAADVWPSSAVTLYRSSLTLSSACPARDFPVSASLCWRRHPDVCVPSPDSSLLAREDGTDLIFDISAVDRHPRICVKFSLGGSHNVSCPFRAETPSWRVSLRAGPSIDVESSAAATFRAQACAPSAGGCAARGPVRAVAVEAASAGRIHVPLGWAGEGACVQVTSERRPTPPNFRVSRLELAQVWQSSPALKGRRILCPHRTRGRRGVRAAAAFFLLAALAFSAVLLPSLVTKRATARLSIGKPVLLVCSSWRHVSAARALASLLGGDLNATVHLALGGAGGVADLGPLPWLYGRWEAVREARGKVLIVWSPEANRTYGKWRRRWRGDEAHGPSPRQPEKDGADERPADVYRPSAVIPTVFEAALMCLEGAQRRRQGGEVALVYFRGLGRSRDIPRSFRNLPRYGLPRDLARLVRELAGPSATEKTPRWRCLRRLLSTWASVWLERQLGLAGRKRDGRRGSGGQARVTPDVPVESLTRLGDGNSALGVLCRAK; this is translated from the exons ATGGACCCGTCTCGGAGCCGCTGGGCCCTGCTGGGCTTCCCGTTCCTGCTGCCTTGCGTCTGCGTGCAA GTTTTTTCCACCCACGCGGACCCCCTCCGCAAGACGGCGTGTCCTCTGCAAGGCCTCCCGATCGCCG ACGCGGCGGCGGACGTGTGGCCGTCTTCCGCCGTCACGCTGTACCGGTCCAGCCTGACTTTGAGCTCGGCGTGCCCCGCCCGCGACTTCCCCGTCTCGGCGTCCCTCTGCTGGAGGCGCCACCCGGACGTCTGCGTGCCCTCGCCCGACTCCAGCCTGCTCGCGCGGGAAGACGGGACCGACCTG atcTTTGACATCTCCGCGGTGGATCGACACCCTCGGATCTGCGTGAAG TTTTCCCTGGGGGGCAGCCACAACGTCTCGTGCCCCTTCCGGGCCG AGACGCCATCGTGGCGGGTTTCTCTCCGAGCCGGCCCGTCCATCGACGTGGAGTCGTCAGCGGCCGCCACCTTCCGGGCTCAGGCGTGCGCGCCGAGCGCCGGGGGGTGCGCGGCCCGCGGGCCCGTCCGCGCCGTGGCGGTG GAGGCGGCGTCGGCCGGCCGGATCCACGTGCCCCTCGGCTGGGCGGGCGAGGGAGCGTGCGTGCAGGTAACGTCGGAGCGCCGCCCGACGCCGCCCAACTTTCGCGTCTCACGGCTTGAATTGGCGCAGGTGTGGCAGTCCTCTCCCGCCCTGAAGGGCCGAAGAATCCTGTGCCCGCACC GTACTCGCGGCAGGCGGGGTgtgcgggcggcggcggctttcTTCCTCCTCGCCGCGCTGGCCTTCTCGGCCGTTCTTCTCCCCTCCCTCGTGACGAAGAGAGCGACGG CTCGGCTGTCCATCGGCAAGCCGGTGCTGCTGGTGTGCTCGTCGTGGCGCCACGTTTCGGCCGCCCGCGCTCTGGCTTCTCTGCTCGGCGGGGATCTGAACGCCACGGTGCACCTGGCCCTgggcggggcgggcggcgtggccgacCTGGGCCCGCTGCCCTGGCTCTACGGCCGCTGGGAGGCCGTGCGGGAGGCGCGAGGAAAAGTCTTGATCGTCTGGAGTCCCGAGGCCAACCGGACCTACGGCAAGTGGAGGCGGCGGTGGCGCGGCGACGAGGCCCACGGGCCTTCCCCGCGCCAGCCGGAGAAAGATGGCGCCGATGAGCGGCCCGCCGACGTGTACCGGCCCTCCGCCGTCATCCCGACCGTGTTCGAGGCTGCCCTGATGTGTCTGGAGGGGGCGCAGCGCCGGCGCCAAGGCGGAGAAGTCGCCCTGGTCTACTTCCGAGGCCTGGGCCGCAGCAGGGACATCCCTCGGAGCTTCCGGAACCTCCCTCGCTACGGCCTCCCGCGGGACTTGGCCCGCCTCGTCCGGGAGCTCGCAGGCCCGAGCGCGACGGAAAAGACGCCGCGGTGGCGCTGTCTGCGCCGACTGCTTTCAACGTGGGCGTCCGTGTGGCTGGAGCGGCAGTTG GGTCTTGCCGGCAGAAAGCGCGACGGACGGCGCGGAAGCGGCGGTCAAGCTCGTGTGACTCCCGATGTTCCCGTGGAGAGCCTGACACGTCTCGGTGACGGCAACTCCGCCCTTGGTGTCCTTTGCCGCGCCAAGTAA